One region of Glutamicibacter sp. B1 genomic DNA includes:
- a CDS encoding FadR/GntR family transcriptional regulator: protein MSTLPTRRSDARARLHALTNDITSLILERGLLPGDPLPTEQELMAELGVGRNSLREAVKVLQALGIVDTRHGFGMFVAKENLNALHESLAFRGQMSLRHHGHEATELVDVRQALETGLIGLAIRAVTEEHLEALEKVVVAMEERAARNETFVEEDKAFHRILFEPLDNQLLTNLLGVFWDVYRTIYSAIDPDLAVTHPVKTAQDHRDILNAVKDRDVDTARKLISEHFQGIRALLEKRRLEHDAKAN from the coding sequence TTGAGCACCCTACCCACCCGCCGCTCAGACGCCCGCGCTAGGCTTCACGCCCTCACCAACGACATCACGTCATTGATTCTCGAACGTGGTCTACTACCTGGCGATCCCCTGCCTACAGAACAAGAACTGATGGCGGAACTCGGGGTCGGACGCAATTCTCTACGCGAAGCGGTCAAGGTACTTCAGGCCTTAGGGATCGTTGATACCCGTCACGGCTTTGGAATGTTCGTTGCCAAAGAGAACCTCAATGCCCTGCATGAATCGCTAGCATTCCGTGGACAGATGTCGCTGCGTCATCACGGTCACGAAGCTACCGAACTGGTCGATGTGCGCCAAGCTCTAGAAACCGGACTCATTGGACTTGCCATCCGTGCAGTCACCGAAGAGCACCTAGAAGCCTTGGAAAAAGTCGTCGTAGCGATGGAAGAGCGGGCAGCCCGCAATGAGACCTTTGTCGAGGAAGACAAGGCCTTCCACCGGATCCTCTTTGAACCGTTGGACAACCAATTATTGACGAACCTTCTCGGGGTCTTCTGGGATGTTTACCGCACCATTTATTCAGCTATCGATCCAGATCTAGCCGTCACCCACCCTGTAAAAACTGCACAGGATCACCGAGACATCCTTAATGCCGTTAAAGATCGCGACGTCGACACGGCACGTAAATTGATTTCTGAGCACTTCCAAGGGATCCGCGCACTATTGGAGAAGCGTCGGTTGGAGCATGACGCGAAAGCAAATTAG
- the serB gene encoding phosphoserine phosphatase SerB: MASSLVFVSRPSFPREQFLSLLDLAVSERLIPEVLELTVKTSEERLVAKVELQNGTREELQLLATEFIDRYVDSGILNYSDVCVAVVPEEITLAPQLLLLMDVDSTLIKQEVIELLAAHAGREKEVAAVTEAAMRGELDFAQSLIQRVATLKDLPDSVLAEVGERIIFSDGAPSLVRRFHAAGHKVAVVSGGFQQILDPLAKTLNLDHALANTLGITDGVLDGTVHGEIVDRAMKETKLRSWSEEHQIPLNATIAAGDGANDLDMVCAAGLGIAFNAKPALRQKADVRLDFSRLDVIADLVLDDLN, from the coding sequence ATGGCTTCATCATTGGTTTTTGTCTCCCGTCCTTCGTTTCCTCGCGAACAGTTTCTTTCCCTGCTTGACCTAGCAGTCTCAGAACGACTAATCCCTGAGGTGCTGGAACTGACAGTCAAAACCAGTGAAGAGCGTCTGGTCGCTAAGGTCGAGCTGCAAAACGGTACGCGTGAAGAACTCCAGTTGCTGGCAACCGAGTTCATTGATCGTTACGTCGACTCCGGGATTCTCAACTACTCTGATGTGTGCGTGGCGGTCGTTCCAGAAGAAATCACCTTGGCACCTCAACTGTTATTGCTCATGGATGTGGACTCCACGCTGATTAAGCAAGAAGTTATCGAACTGTTAGCTGCACATGCGGGCCGTGAAAAAGAAGTGGCCGCAGTAACTGAAGCGGCCATGCGCGGCGAATTGGACTTTGCCCAGTCACTCATCCAACGTGTGGCAACCCTCAAAGACTTACCAGATTCGGTTCTCGCGGAAGTCGGGGAACGAATCATCTTCTCGGACGGCGCACCATCGTTGGTTCGCCGATTCCATGCCGCCGGGCATAAAGTCGCCGTAGTTTCCGGCGGCTTCCAACAAATCCTCGACCCTCTGGCCAAGACCCTCAACCTAGATCATGCACTGGCTAACACGCTAGGCATTACCGACGGTGTGCTTGACGGTACGGTTCACGGAGAAATTGTTGACCGTGCGATGAAAGAAACAAAACTTCGTTCATGGTCAGAAGAACACCAGATTCCGTTGAACGCGACCATCGCTGCCGGAGACGGGGCCAACGATCTCGACATGGTCTGCGCAGCGGGACTCGGTATCGCCTTTAACGCTAAGCCTGCGTTACGTCAGAAGGCAGACGTGCGTCTGGATTTCTCACGCCTGGATGTCATTGCTGATCTTGTATTGGATGACTTGAACTAA
- a CDS encoding type B 50S ribosomal protein L31 — MKADIHPNYAAVVFNDLASGEKILTRSTATSDKTIEWEDGNTYPVIDVEISAASHPFYTGKQRIMDTAGRVERFNARFKGFGGKK, encoded by the coding sequence ATGAAGGCTGATATCCATCCAAATTACGCCGCTGTGGTTTTCAACGACCTGGCTTCCGGCGAAAAGATCCTGACCCGTTCGACCGCAACTTCGGACAAGACCATCGAGTGGGAAGACGGCAACACTTACCCAGTGATTGACGTTGAAATCTCGGCTGCTTCGCACCCGTTCTACACCGGTAAGCAGCGCATCATGGACACCGCCGGTCGTGTCGAGCGCTTCAACGCCCGCTTCAAGGGCTTCGGCGGCAAGAAGTAA
- a CDS encoding TrmH family RNA methyltransferase, whose translation MGEILNPERILHVEDLQDSRLDEYLRLSEAHLRMRTDVENGLYIAESTKVVQRAINAGHVPRSFLLAEKHLGQLTEEFNRFPTAPIFVGDDRQLEDLVGFHLHRGAMAAMNRPEPLDLNNVLENSSRIAILEDIADHTNLGAIIRSASGLGIDAVLLTPKCVDPWYRRSARVSMGTVFDLPWVRLESWPDDMAKLKDHGYELLAMELTDDAVALNEVQINPGQKIAMILGNEGRGVTQEALDTVDRTVIIPMHREVDSLNVGAASAIAFWHLCSAPR comes from the coding sequence GTGGGTGAAATTCTCAATCCCGAGCGAATCTTGCACGTGGAAGATCTTCAAGATTCACGTCTTGATGAGTATCTCAGGCTTTCGGAAGCGCATCTGCGGATGCGCACCGATGTTGAAAACGGTCTCTATATTGCTGAAAGTACCAAGGTAGTTCAGCGTGCTATCAATGCCGGGCATGTGCCTCGTAGCTTCCTGCTGGCTGAAAAGCATCTAGGGCAGCTGACCGAAGAATTTAATCGTTTTCCGACGGCTCCCATTTTTGTTGGTGATGACCGACAGCTTGAAGATCTTGTTGGGTTCCATTTGCACCGCGGTGCCATGGCTGCCATGAATCGTCCAGAACCATTGGACCTCAACAACGTTCTGGAAAACAGCTCGCGGATTGCGATTCTTGAAGACATAGCGGATCACACGAACTTGGGCGCCATCATTCGTTCGGCATCCGGGCTCGGCATTGATGCTGTATTACTGACTCCGAAGTGCGTCGATCCTTGGTACCGCCGAAGTGCGCGTGTATCCATGGGAACGGTTTTTGATCTTCCGTGGGTCCGGTTGGAAAGCTGGCCCGATGACATGGCTAAGCTCAAAGATCATGGCTATGAACTCTTGGCGATGGAACTGACCGACGATGCTGTGGCACTGAATGAAGTACAAATTAATCCAGGCCAGAAAATTGCCATGATCTTAGGCAACGAAGGCAGGGGAGTAACCCAGGAAGCATTGGATACCGTAGACCGCACGGTCATCATTCCGATGCATAGGGAAGTGGATTCACTGAACGTCGGTGCTGCTAGCGCTATTGCCTTCTGGCATCTGTGTTCCGCCCCACGTTAA
- a CDS encoding lipoate--protein ligase family protein, with the protein MMHHGEYKVVGGKLVVVDLESNDGTITDVSLNGDFFLEPDEALEDLNEAVRGLHTDASHSTIRDAVTSNLREGAVMFGFDADAVARVVRRALGHATKWEDHEWEILGPEIIPITEQVALDEVLTRQIAKGQRKPTIRFWDWNEGAVVIGSFQSLKNEVDMEQADEYGIQVVRRISGGGAMFMEAGNCITYSLYAPESLVDGMSFADSYPFLDAWVMEALANIGLKAHYKPLNDIATEAGKIGGAAQKRLANGAMLHHVTMSYDIDAQKMTQVLRIGREKISDKGITSAVKRVDPLKSQTDLGRMEIINVMMDTFAQRTGAQPAQLDEETRQTARELAETKFATDEWTARVP; encoded by the coding sequence ATGATGCATCATGGTGAGTACAAGGTTGTCGGTGGAAAATTAGTCGTCGTTGATCTGGAATCAAATGACGGAACGATCACGGATGTATCACTGAATGGTGATTTTTTCTTAGAACCGGATGAGGCTTTAGAAGACCTCAATGAGGCGGTACGCGGTCTGCACACAGATGCCAGCCACAGCACCATTCGAGATGCTGTGACCAGCAATTTGCGCGAAGGCGCGGTGATGTTTGGTTTTGATGCCGACGCTGTCGCTCGTGTGGTGCGCCGTGCCCTGGGGCATGCAACCAAATGGGAAGATCACGAGTGGGAAATTCTCGGACCGGAAATCATTCCCATTACTGAACAAGTTGCCCTAGATGAGGTGCTTACTCGTCAAATTGCTAAGGGTCAGCGCAAACCAACCATTCGGTTCTGGGACTGGAACGAGGGCGCAGTAGTTATCGGGTCCTTCCAGTCACTGAAAAATGAAGTCGACATGGAACAGGCCGATGAATATGGTATTCAAGTAGTCCGTCGAATTTCCGGTGGTGGCGCCATGTTCATGGAAGCTGGCAACTGCATCACCTATTCACTGTATGCACCCGAATCCCTGGTGGATGGCATGAGCTTTGCAGATTCCTACCCATTCCTAGACGCATGGGTGATGGAAGCACTAGCGAATATCGGTCTCAAAGCTCACTACAAGCCACTCAACGACATCGCCACAGAAGCTGGGAAGATCGGCGGAGCCGCCCAAAAACGACTCGCTAACGGGGCAATGCTTCATCACGTCACGATGAGCTACGACATCGATGCTCAGAAAATGACCCAAGTCCTGCGCATTGGACGAGAGAAGATTTCAGACAAGGGAATCACTTCCGCGGTCAAGCGCGTCGATCCTCTAAAGTCTCAGACGGATCTTGGACGTATGGAGATCATCAACGTCATGATGGATACGTTTGCCCAACGTACTGGTGCCCAGCCGGCACAACTCGACGAAGAGACCCGCCAAACAGCTCGTGAACTGGCCGAAACTAAATTTGCTACGGATGAATGGACTGCTCGCGTTCCGTAG
- the pepN gene encoding aminopeptidase N has translation MVDTLERYAPNENLRRDEAAWRAENITWHSAEVQLDLTNATQFSATSYTSVTTLNFSSACTETFIDFIHESVEEVLVNGTAIDLSAAVLDSRIYLDNLLTDAPNTVTVTGHALYSRSGEGLHRFVDPQDGETYLYTQFEPSEARRVFACFEQPDLKTSYRFTLTGPSGWHLASNQPIVDEVFHDNGTKTVTCSPTPPISSYITAVLAGPYHVERGEHIQELPDGEQLVIELAATCRASLAEHFDGPEILDLTSRGLNYFHELFDYPYPWGKYDSAFVPEYNLGAMENPGLVTFTERYVFTSHATEGQYEQRGNTLMHEMAHMWFGDLVTMKWWDDLWLKESFADYIGTLANDEATDFTTAWTTFAARRKAWAYVADQMPTTHPIVADIPDLLAADQNFDGITYAKGASVLKQLAAFVGADAFRDAARSYFRKHAYSNTSLEDFLQALETASGRDMRQWADAWLKTSGVPKLKVTYSTDDQGIITQAQLSQFGTDPVTGQPIVRPHVLSVGAYTLRDGQLVRTGSSQVELVTESVALDFLVGHKVPDLILPNDGDETYALIEFDPMSRTTLLENLSGLSDSLPRATCWASLWDAVRSATLDAQSYVEALLAHAHTVTDAGVFGVLTDQLVTSISKYVAPELRAELRSSAADVLTGWLTKFEPGSDQQTTTARTLTRLARAGVAGEVIEAFLGQQPNEYQVTVDEQLLWNSYIALAAAGKLDTEAETKMHEAAKQNPTSIALNAVRTALAARPIPEVKENAFDTVLMARDEKGELSNDALSATALGFAMGSSSLLAPFEPRFWAAILPVFETMSMEFSTRVIEGLYPGHQDLDGSIEQNQALAAASAWLEENAQAPTALKRILLEERDELERSLNAQAFSRTSR, from the coding sequence ATGGTGGACACTCTAGAACGTTATGCACCAAATGAAAATCTAAGACGCGATGAAGCGGCTTGGCGCGCCGAAAATATCACCTGGCACTCTGCAGAAGTCCAGCTTGATCTGACCAATGCCACGCAATTCTCTGCGACCAGCTACACCTCGGTGACGACGCTGAATTTTTCATCCGCATGCACCGAGACCTTCATCGACTTCATCCACGAATCCGTAGAAGAAGTATTGGTCAATGGCACCGCCATTGACCTATCAGCCGCGGTCCTCGACTCACGGATCTACCTCGATAACCTGCTCACTGATGCACCGAACACCGTCACGGTCACCGGCCATGCCCTGTACTCTCGCTCTGGCGAAGGACTACACCGCTTTGTTGACCCACAAGATGGCGAGACCTATCTCTACACCCAGTTCGAACCTTCAGAGGCACGACGTGTTTTCGCCTGCTTTGAACAACCGGACCTCAAAACCAGCTACCGCTTCACCCTCACCGGCCCCTCGGGCTGGCACTTGGCCAGCAATCAGCCAATCGTGGACGAAGTCTTCCACGACAATGGCACAAAAACGGTAACTTGCTCCCCCACCCCACCAATCTCCAGTTACATCACCGCGGTCCTGGCCGGTCCTTATCATGTGGAACGTGGCGAGCATATTCAAGAACTACCGGACGGTGAACAGCTTGTTATTGAACTTGCCGCGACCTGCCGTGCTTCGTTGGCCGAGCACTTTGACGGCCCAGAAATTCTGGACCTCACCAGCCGCGGACTGAATTACTTCCACGAACTCTTCGACTACCCCTACCCATGGGGCAAGTATGATTCGGCCTTCGTTCCCGAATACAACCTCGGCGCCATGGAAAACCCAGGGCTAGTGACCTTCACTGAACGCTATGTGTTTACCTCTCACGCCACCGAAGGCCAGTACGAGCAACGCGGCAACACCCTCATGCACGAGATGGCGCATATGTGGTTCGGCGATCTGGTCACCATGAAGTGGTGGGATGATCTGTGGCTCAAAGAATCTTTCGCCGACTACATTGGCACCCTGGCCAACGATGAAGCCACGGACTTCACCACCGCGTGGACAACCTTTGCTGCCCGCCGAAAAGCCTGGGCTTATGTCGCAGACCAGATGCCCACCACACATCCAATTGTTGCAGACATTCCTGATCTGCTCGCCGCAGATCAAAACTTCGACGGCATTACTTACGCCAAGGGCGCCAGCGTACTCAAACAGCTCGCAGCCTTCGTCGGAGCGGACGCATTCCGCGATGCTGCACGTTCCTACTTCCGCAAGCACGCCTATTCCAACACGTCTCTGGAAGACTTCTTGCAGGCGTTGGAAACCGCTAGTGGACGAGACATGCGTCAATGGGCCGATGCCTGGTTGAAAACCAGCGGTGTCCCAAAGCTCAAGGTTACCTACAGCACCGATGACCAGGGCATCATCACCCAAGCCCAGCTATCGCAGTTCGGTACTGATCCTGTGACCGGGCAGCCTATTGTGCGTCCTCATGTGCTCAGCGTTGGGGCCTACACTTTGCGTGACGGTCAGCTCGTACGCACTGGATCATCCCAGGTAGAACTCGTGACAGAGTCCGTGGCACTTGATTTCTTGGTGGGGCATAAGGTCCCGGATCTTATTCTTCCCAATGATGGCGATGAGACCTATGCACTGATTGAATTTGATCCGATGTCACGTACCACGTTGTTGGAAAACCTCTCCGGCTTATCCGATTCCTTGCCTCGCGCGACCTGCTGGGCTTCGTTGTGGGACGCAGTTCGCTCGGCGACGTTGGATGCACAAAGCTACGTCGAAGCCTTACTCGCCCATGCACACACCGTGACGGATGCGGGAGTATTTGGTGTCCTGACCGATCAACTGGTGACCTCCATCTCCAAGTACGTCGCACCGGAATTGCGTGCAGAGTTACGTTCCAGTGCAGCCGACGTGCTCACCGGTTGGCTGACCAAATTTGAGCCAGGAAGTGATCAGCAAACCACCACTGCACGCACCTTGACTCGTTTGGCCAGAGCCGGTGTCGCCGGTGAGGTCATCGAGGCGTTCCTTGGTCAGCAACCCAACGAATACCAAGTCACGGTCGATGAACAACTGCTGTGGAACTCCTATATCGCTCTAGCCGCAGCTGGCAAGCTCGATACCGAGGCCGAAACCAAGATGCACGAGGCTGCCAAGCAGAATCCAACAAGTATTGCGCTTAATGCTGTGCGAACTGCTTTAGCAGCTCGCCCCATTCCTGAGGTGAAGGAAAACGCCTTCGACACCGTGCTGATGGCGCGTGATGAGAAGGGCGAGCTATCCAATGATGCGCTCTCGGCCACGGCGCTAGGCTTCGCCATGGGTTCGTCGTCCTTGTTGGCCCCTTTTGAACCGCGGTTCTGGGCTGCCATCCTCCCGGTTTTTGAAACCATGAGCATGGAGTTTTCGACACGTGTCATCGAGGGGCTCTACCCGGGCCATCAAGACTTGGACGGTTCCATCGAGCAGAACCAAGCCTTGGCTGCAGCTAGTGCCTGGCTGGAGGAGAATGCTCAAGCACCGACCGCCCTGAAGCGAATTCTCTTGGAGGAGCGGGACGAACTAGAACGTTCGCTGAATGCACAGGCTTTTAGTCGTACCAGCCGGTAA
- a CDS encoding ABC transporter substrate-binding protein, producing MALKEVANKPFARRNFLKITGMVGAAAAFSASLSACSSDSSTTGGSTGAGTGTIEAGISYALSTGFDPMTSSGATPYAANMHIFEGLVDLHPATREPYLALAAAEPKQVDDTTWEVELREGAKFHNGEAVTVKDVVYSFERVLDTKNASLFAQFIPFIKSVKAKGDNAVTFTLNYAFPLFATRISVVKIVPQALASKDQAGFDASPIGSGPYKFVSATKDDKIVFEKFEDYNGKYPAAASGMTWYLLSDAAARVTAMESGRVQAIEDVPYLDMDRLESKATVKTADSFGLLFLMFNCSQKPFNDPKVRQALHYALDTDSIINTALLGNAKAATSYVQESHPQYIKAGTVYTHDADKAAALLKEAGVDSLEFELLTTDTSWVKDIAPLLLESWNKLPGVKVTMKNLQSGALYTDNVDSGKFTVVAAPGDPSVFGNDLDLLMSWFYRGDVWPKTRFRWNDTAEYKELQKQLDAAVKTEDENKAMEAWGKAINIVAEQAPLYPILHRKLPSAWDENALDGFQPLPTTGLSFVGVGRKA from the coding sequence ATGGCTCTAAAAGAAGTAGCCAATAAGCCCTTTGCACGCCGTAATTTCCTGAAGATCACCGGAATGGTCGGCGCAGCAGCAGCGTTTTCTGCCAGCTTGTCGGCATGTTCTTCGGACTCATCAACCACCGGAGGCAGCACTGGCGCTGGAACCGGCACCATTGAGGCCGGCATTTCCTACGCACTGTCCACCGGATTTGATCCTATGACTTCTTCCGGTGCGACCCCCTATGCAGCGAACATGCATATCTTCGAAGGACTCGTAGACCTTCACCCAGCAACTCGTGAGCCATACCTGGCCCTAGCAGCCGCTGAACCAAAACAGGTCGATGACACCACCTGGGAAGTTGAACTTCGTGAGGGCGCAAAATTCCACAACGGAGAGGCCGTCACTGTCAAGGATGTGGTCTACTCCTTCGAGCGTGTACTCGATACCAAGAATGCGTCCCTGTTCGCACAGTTCATCCCATTCATCAAGTCGGTCAAGGCTAAGGGCGATAACGCTGTTACCTTTACCCTGAACTACGCCTTCCCACTGTTCGCCACACGAATTTCCGTGGTGAAGATCGTTCCACAGGCACTGGCATCCAAGGATCAGGCTGGATTCGATGCTTCTCCAATCGGTTCCGGCCCTTACAAGTTCGTCTCGGCCACCAAGGATGACAAGATCGTCTTTGAGAAGTTCGAAGACTACAACGGTAAGTACCCAGCCGCTGCCAGCGGAATGACCTGGTACCTACTTTCCGATGCGGCAGCACGCGTGACCGCGATGGAATCCGGCCGTGTACAGGCTATCGAAGATGTTCCATACCTGGACATGGACCGCCTGGAATCCAAGGCAACCGTCAAGACTGCGGACTCCTTCGGCTTGCTGTTCTTGATGTTCAACTGCTCGCAGAAGCCTTTTAATGATCCGAAGGTACGCCAGGCATTGCACTACGCCTTGGATACCGACTCCATCATTAACACCGCACTCTTGGGCAATGCGAAGGCTGCAACTTCCTACGTACAGGAAAGCCACCCTCAGTACATCAAGGCAGGCACCGTCTACACCCACGATGCCGATAAGGCAGCAGCCCTGCTGAAAGAAGCCGGCGTTGACTCCCTTGAATTTGAACTGCTGACCACCGACACCTCGTGGGTCAAGGACATTGCCCCACTGCTTCTGGAATCGTGGAACAAGCTTCCAGGGGTCAAGGTCACCATGAAGAACCTGCAGTCCGGAGCGTTGTACACCGATAACGTCGACAGCGGAAAGTTCACCGTTGTTGCAGCCCCCGGTGACCCATCGGTCTTCGGCAATGACCTTGATCTGCTGATGAGCTGGTTCTACCGTGGCGATGTTTGGCCTAAGACCCGATTCCGCTGGAATGACACCGCCGAGTACAAGGAACTGCAAAAGCAGCTTGACGCAGCGGTGAAAACCGAAGACGAGAACAAGGCCATGGAAGCCTGGGGCAAGGCAATCAACATCGTGGCAGAGCAAGCGCCACTGTACCCAATCCTGCACCGCAAGTTGCCTTCGGCTTGGGACGAAAATGCGTTGGATGGCTTCCAGCCATTGCCAACCACCGGATTGTCCTTCGTGGGCGTAGGGCGCAAAGCCTAA
- a CDS encoding ABC transporter permease, which translates to MGNFLNLLLRRLAALPVMILGISAMVFIIMKLAPGDEATNALGESASEAAKEAYRAERGLNDPLIIQYFKFIGQLIRLDFGVTTPPAQSVSEMISKAFPLTLQLTFLGVIIAVIISLAFGLLGALYRDKWPDQIVRIFSIAAIATPSFWLGILLIQWFALGSNPIFPSGGAAPAGSGLGSWFMHMLLPALALAIPVSASLTRVVRTSMVEELDRDYVRTAIGNGVPRGEVISRNVLRNALVTPVTVLGLRIGYLLGGAVVIEMIFSLPGMGQLIMNGITNKDTSLVQGVTLTIAMTFVLVNIVVDLLYLLINPRIRTV; encoded by the coding sequence ATGGGGAATTTCCTCAACTTACTCTTACGCCGCTTGGCCGCACTGCCCGTGATGATCTTGGGCATCTCGGCCATGGTCTTCATCATCATGAAACTCGCTCCCGGTGATGAAGCTACCAATGCACTGGGCGAAAGCGCCTCAGAAGCGGCCAAAGAAGCCTACCGCGCAGAACGCGGACTGAATGATCCGTTGATCATCCAGTACTTCAAATTTATTGGTCAGCTGATTCGCCTGGACTTCGGTGTCACCACACCACCAGCCCAATCAGTCTCCGAAATGATCAGCAAGGCGTTCCCACTGACCTTGCAACTAACCTTCCTCGGAGTGATCATTGCCGTCATTATTTCCCTCGCATTCGGCCTGCTCGGCGCGCTCTACCGCGACAAGTGGCCCGACCAAATCGTCCGCATCTTCTCCATCGCCGCCATTGCAACACCATCCTTCTGGCTGGGTATCTTGCTGATTCAGTGGTTTGCACTGGGCAGCAACCCAATCTTCCCCTCCGGCGGTGCAGCACCGGCCGGCTCGGGGCTTGGCAGCTGGTTCATGCACATGTTGCTTCCTGCCTTGGCATTGGCCATCCCGGTATCCGCTTCACTGACTCGCGTGGTGCGTACCTCGATGGTAGAAGAACTGGACCGCGACTATGTTCGAACCGCTATCGGCAACGGCGTGCCACGTGGTGAAGTCATTTCACGCAACGTCCTGCGTAACGCCCTAGTCACCCCGGTGACGGTTTTGGGTCTGCGCATCGGCTACCTGCTCGGCGGCGCCGTGGTGATCGAAATGATCTTCTCACTGCCTGGCATGGGCCAGCTGATCATGAATGGCATCACCAATAAGGACACCAGCCTGGTTCAGGGCGTGACCTTGACTATCGCGATGACCTTCGTTCTGGTGAACATCGTTGTCGACCTGCTCTACTTGCTGATCAACCCACGTATTAGGACGGTGTAG
- a CDS encoding sulfite exporter TauE/SafE family protein: MVEFWREALIFIGGLWAGTINTVVGSGTLVTFPILVALGTAPVNAVVSNAMGLVAGGFSGAWGYRREAASVKKTLFKLIPVSLIGGLIGSLLLLNLPESVFGVVAPVLLICALILVIFQPKLSAWAKTRQAARGGTDPDGADRAKVPAILYICVFAIGVYGGYFTAAQGILLMAVFGVFLQASLQQSNAIKVILSLIVNLVAAVMYLIIAPERIHWLIVLLIALGSLIGGFIGAKLGRKLSPGWLRGIIVVLGTIALVNMLLKLV; encoded by the coding sequence GTGGTTGAGTTTTGGCGTGAAGCCCTCATCTTCATTGGTGGCCTGTGGGCCGGAACGATCAACACCGTTGTCGGTTCCGGCACACTGGTCACCTTTCCGATTCTTGTTGCCCTAGGTACTGCGCCGGTCAATGCGGTGGTTTCTAATGCCATGGGCTTGGTTGCCGGTGGATTCTCCGGCGCCTGGGGTTACCGCCGCGAGGCGGCAAGCGTCAAAAAGACTCTATTCAAGCTGATTCCGGTTTCACTGATCGGTGGCTTGATTGGTTCACTTTTACTCCTTAATCTTCCGGAGTCCGTTTTTGGCGTGGTCGCGCCAGTTCTGTTGATCTGTGCGTTGATTTTGGTCATCTTCCAGCCAAAGCTGTCTGCTTGGGCCAAGACCCGTCAAGCAGCCCGGGGTGGTACGGATCCCGATGGGGCAGACCGTGCCAAGGTTCCGGCCATCCTTTACATCTGTGTATTTGCTATTGGCGTCTACGGCGGATATTTCACGGCCGCTCAGGGCATTTTGCTGATGGCAGTCTTTGGTGTTTTCCTGCAGGCTTCTTTGCAACAGTCCAACGCGATTAAGGTCATCCTGTCACTGATCGTGAATCTCGTGGCAGCGGTGATGTATCTGATCATTGCGCCAGAACGTATCCATTGGCTCATCGTGCTATTGATCGCCTTGGGCTCACTCATTGGTGGGTTTATTGGTGCGAAACTTGGACGCAAACTTTCCCCAGGCTGGTTACGTGGAATCATCGTTGTTCTAGGTACTATCGCCCTGGTTAACATGCTCTTGAAGTTGGTTTAG
- a CDS encoding ABC transporter ATP-binding protein, translating into MSEVLTFKDVSVVRGRKELLKDVSWEVKEGQRWIVVGPNGAGKSTLMNIAATRLHPTRGTADILGERLGRVSVFDLRPLIGLSSALVANSIPANENALNVVLTAAYGMTGRWREKYEKLDERRAFRLLHEWGMSTFMNQPFGKLSEGERKRVLIARALMTDPELLILDEPAAGLDLAGREELVAQMAELAADEDAPALVLVTHHLEEVPAGFTHILMMRDGQVVAAGDIDSTLTEENLELTYGMKLKLRREGGRYSAFAGA; encoded by the coding sequence ATGAGCGAAGTGCTAACTTTCAAAGATGTCAGCGTGGTGCGCGGGCGAAAAGAACTGCTCAAGGACGTGTCCTGGGAAGTTAAAGAAGGACAGCGGTGGATTGTTGTTGGACCGAACGGTGCCGGCAAATCTACCTTGATGAATATTGCGGCCACTCGGTTGCACCCCACCCGTGGTACCGCCGATATTCTTGGCGAACGCTTAGGACGAGTTTCTGTTTTTGATCTACGTCCACTGATTGGTTTGAGCTCGGCATTGGTTGCCAACTCAATCCCAGCCAACGAAAACGCATTGAATGTGGTTTTGACCGCGGCGTACGGCATGACCGGCCGCTGGCGTGAGAAGTACGAAAAACTTGATGAGCGCCGTGCTTTCCGTTTGCTTCATGAATGGGGTATGTCTACCTTCATGAACCAACCCTTTGGCAAGCTGTCCGAGGGTGAACGCAAACGCGTGCTTATCGCGCGAGCATTGATGACTGATCCAGAACTCTTGATTCTGGATGAGCCAGCTGCAGGACTTGATCTTGCTGGCCGAGAAGAACTTGTCGCTCAGATGGCTGAATTGGCTGCAGACGAAGACGCTCCAGCGCTCGTTCTGGTGACGCATCACCTCGAAGAAGTTCCAGCTGGTTTCACTCACATTCTGATGATGCGTGATGGACAGGTTGTTGCAGCTGGCGACATTGATTCCACGCTCACCGAGGAAAACCTCGAGCTGACCTACGGGATGAAGTTGAAGCTTCGCCGCGAAGGTGGGCGTTACTCGGCATTCGCCGGCGCGTAA